From a single Bacillus pseudomycoides DSM 12442 genomic region:
- a CDS encoding MATE family efflux transporter — protein sequence MKIVDNRPLSKIEQLEVMNKPAYDSVLGTKSIPLLYLRFALAGIMANVILGVVAVVDGYFVSGFQELEIEGIGIGFTVMVITRMLGVLLGVGAGAVISLRLGKGKIEEARGIMGQTLWFTLFLSILLAVLGVVFENNIMTLFGASNEALPYAVQYSRLLWISLPLTILAVVLSILTNIDEKPVLSMNSWLVAAVVAGITEWIMVTKYDMGMMGSSWANMISQSIPVFLIFYFWFGKTKLKPKMKDMMINLKTIGEVAWTGFASFSSQFMMFIAIIFFNNLLQSYGGGLHVAAFTIQNGYITNLLALAALGGMTGLQPIISYNYGAGNLDRVKQAIKMGLIFTVAFFVIVTAILIIFADPIVSFFSGGNPELQKLGIWTTVVFNSLFTLNAVSLLISGYFESQERNWSATFISVSKILLFMVPFLFIFPKFWGVEGIWYTGPAAEIPGVLIAIYFMKKELKRLKDTNSKTVRL from the coding sequence ATGAAAATAGTAGACAACCGTCCGTTATCGAAGATAGAGCAACTAGAAGTAATGAATAAGCCGGCGTATGATTCAGTGCTGGGAACCAAAAGTATTCCGTTACTATATTTACGGTTTGCTTTGGCAGGAATTATGGCTAACGTGATTCTAGGAGTTGTAGCGGTTGTCGATGGGTATTTCGTCAGTGGCTTTCAGGAGCTGGAAATCGAAGGGATCGGAATTGGATTTACGGTCATGGTTATTACCCGTATGCTTGGCGTTCTTTTGGGTGTGGGAGCCGGAGCGGTCATTTCACTTCGACTTGGAAAAGGGAAGATCGAAGAAGCTAGAGGTATTATGGGACAAACTTTATGGTTTACTCTTTTCCTCTCCATTTTGTTAGCTGTACTTGGAGTGGTCTTTGAAAATAATATTATGACCTTATTCGGAGCAAGTAATGAAGCGCTTCCATATGCGGTACAATATAGCCGTCTGCTATGGATTTCATTGCCATTAACGATATTGGCCGTTGTATTAAGTATTTTAACCAATATCGATGAAAAACCTGTATTATCAATGAACAGTTGGTTAGTCGCAGCAGTTGTTGCTGGGATTACAGAATGGATTATGGTAACGAAGTATGACATGGGGATGATGGGTTCCTCATGGGCCAATATGATTTCGCAATCGATCCCTGTTTTCCTAATCTTTTATTTCTGGTTTGGTAAAACAAAACTTAAGCCAAAAATGAAAGATATGATGATTAATCTCAAGACGATCGGTGAAGTGGCTTGGACGGGCTTTGCATCTTTCTCGAGTCAGTTCATGATGTTTATTGCAATTATTTTCTTCAACAACTTACTGCAAAGCTACGGTGGTGGGCTGCACGTTGCCGCTTTCACGATTCAAAACGGTTACATTACAAATCTGCTTGCCTTAGCAGCGCTCGGTGGGATGACAGGACTTCAACCGATCATTAGTTATAATTACGGTGCGGGCAACCTTGATCGTGTTAAACAAGCAATTAAGATGGGACTCATTTTTACGGTTGCCTTCTTTGTGATTGTGACAGCCATACTAATCATTTTTGCAGATCCAATTGTGTCATTTTTTTCCGGTGGTAATCCTGAATTGCAGAAACTGGGTATTTGGACGACAGTTGTATTCAATTCTTTGTTTACGCTTAATGCAGTCAGCTTGCTTATCTCAGGTTATTTCGAATCACAAGAGAGAAACTGGTCCGCAACGTTTATTAGTGTTAGCAAAATACTGTTGTTCATGGTACCGTTTCTATTTATTTTCCCGAAATTCTGGGGTGTAGAAGGTATATGGTACACAGGTCCCGCTGCAGAAATTCCAGGCGTTCTCATTGCCATATACTTTATGAAAAAAGAGCTCAAACGTTTAAAAGATACAAATAGTAAGACAGTACGTTTATAG
- a CDS encoding cupin domain-containing protein: MFFAKKLTAEEAQQLGVDTWELWVGEPDKGTWHLEEQEVFYVTDGEVFITVDGKKYHITKDWVVSLAKDLVCEWDCPVFLKKNYKMNHEINLK; the protein is encoded by the coding sequence ATGTTTTTTGCGAAAAAACTTACAGCAGAAGAAGCACAACAACTAGGTGTTGACACGTGGGAACTATGGGTAGGCGAACCAGATAAAGGAACGTGGCATCTAGAAGAACAGGAAGTTTTCTATGTGACAGACGGTGAAGTGTTTATTACTGTTGATGGAAAAAAGTATCATATTACAAAGGACTGGGTCGTTTCCTTGGCTAAGGACCTTGTCTGTGAATGGGATTGTCCAGTATTTTTGAAAAAGAATTATAAAATGAACCATGAGATCAATCTGAAATAA
- a CDS encoding aldehyde dehydrogenase family protein produces MKINMFIDGKWIEALSGARRNIINPATGEVIATSAYGSADDAKIAIKAARKAFDSGIWSDLSADERADYLYKIADRLEEKAAEIARLETANNGKVIRATTYVDIPVSIQCFRYYADLIKGMKKESYTRADSSETIIIHEPIGVCGLIVPWNFPLMLAVWQIAPALAAGNTIVLKPADGTPVSAFKLFEIIEEIGLPDGVANLVLGPGSKVGNELAESHDVDKIAFTGGTKTGQSIMRAAAGNMKKITLELGGKSPLIVFDDVDFETAVENAMFGIFHNAGQVCSAASRLFVQETIYDKFVERLAERASKIVVGNGESENIEMGALTHEPHMNEVLHYIKSGIEEGAKLVCGGKRLIENGLDRGFFIAPTIFADVNANMRIVKEEIFGPVLVVQKFKDEEDAIQKANDSIYGLAGAVFTEDMDRAKRVISKLRAGITWINSYHLAYVEGPWGGYKQSGIGRALGAAGLEHFMETKQINIHQHAQPVGWYAN; encoded by the coding sequence ATGAAAATTAACATGTTCATTGACGGGAAATGGATAGAAGCGTTATCCGGTGCTAGACGAAACATTATCAATCCTGCAACCGGAGAGGTGATCGCAACGTCTGCTTATGGATCAGCAGACGATGCGAAGATAGCAATCAAGGCGGCTCGTAAAGCGTTTGACAGCGGAATCTGGTCGGATTTATCGGCTGATGAAAGAGCTGACTATCTCTATAAGATTGCAGACCGTCTTGAAGAGAAGGCAGCTGAAATTGCACGCTTGGAAACTGCAAATAACGGTAAGGTTATTCGTGCAACCACTTATGTGGATATTCCGGTATCGATTCAATGCTTCCGCTATTATGCTGACTTGATCAAAGGCATGAAAAAGGAATCTTACACTCGTGCTGATTCTTCGGAAACAATTATTATTCATGAACCGATTGGTGTTTGTGGACTTATTGTACCTTGGAACTTCCCGCTTATGTTAGCTGTTTGGCAAATTGCTCCTGCACTCGCCGCAGGGAATACAATTGTACTTAAGCCTGCTGATGGCACTCCCGTAAGCGCATTCAAACTTTTTGAAATTATCGAAGAGATTGGACTTCCGGACGGAGTGGCAAACTTGGTATTGGGACCTGGATCAAAGGTTGGGAATGAGCTTGCCGAGAGCCATGATGTTGACAAGATCGCCTTTACCGGTGGAACAAAAACAGGTCAAAGCATTATGCGCGCAGCTGCGGGCAATATGAAAAAAATCACACTTGAACTGGGTGGTAAATCTCCACTTATTGTGTTCGACGATGTGGATTTTGAAACTGCAGTCGAGAATGCGATGTTTGGTATTTTCCACAATGCTGGGCAAGTTTGTTCAGCTGCATCTCGTTTGTTTGTACAAGAGACCATTTACGATAAGTTTGTTGAAAGATTGGCCGAGCGTGCAAGCAAAATTGTAGTTGGCAACGGGGAAAGCGAGAACATTGAAATGGGAGCCCTCACACACGAGCCTCATATGAATGAAGTTTTACATTACATCAAGAGCGGAATCGAAGAAGGTGCAAAATTAGTTTGTGGTGGTAAGCGCTTAATAGAAAATGGGCTTGATCGAGGATTTTTTATTGCGCCAACGATCTTTGCTGATGTAAATGCGAATATGCGTATTGTTAAGGAAGAGATTTTTGGTCCAGTCCTTGTTGTACAGAAATTTAAAGATGAGGAAGATGCCATCCAAAAAGCGAATGATTCCATTTATGGATTAGCCGGTGCTGTATTTACTGAAGATATGGATCGAGCAAAACGTGTCATTAGTAAATTGCGTGCGGGAATTACTTGGATTAATAGTTATCATCTCGCTTATGTTGAAGGTCCTTGGGGAGGGTATAAGCAAAGTGGAATCGGCAGAGCGTTAGGTGCTGCTGGGCTGGAGCACTTTATGGAAACGAAGCAAATCAATATCCACCAGCATGCCCAGCCTGTAGGTTGGTATGCGAATTAA
- a CDS encoding amidohydrolase, whose product MKVDVVLINGEVITVDQKNTVVEAVAIKDNRIVVVGSNQEVKSFIGEKTDVIDLQGKTLLPGFIDSHIHLISHGVNQLAVSCKAEHIDSIEALLDDLKKKALETPKGEWIRAWGFNETAVKEKRYPTIAELDEISVEHPIIVSRTCSHISVVNSKALEIAQINENTPDSNGGVIEKNQAGGLTGKLIEAANMGMSEVASYTESELMKAVKIASDHFVAAGITSIHEAGGYGPESYRLLQQAVKSKDIRVRIYAMICQLNNSHEFVNKMVEAGVVTGTGDERFKVGPAKLFTDGSSTGPTIATRESYSSDSNNYGILYYSEEEIYQVLGEAHKKGYQITVHAQGDKAIEMYLNCVEKALEESPRKNHRHRIEHAGISSPDLQERMKKLEVVPIPNPPFPYEFGEIYVQHYGDRVNHMYAVRDFIDRGIMAAGGSDAPVTDYNPLLGIHVAVNRKSQSGMEFGANQSISVMEAIKLYTWNGAYASFEEEIKGSIEVGKLADLVILNDSILSVNPNQIKDLKVETTIIDGEIIYQEEQSVKI is encoded by the coding sequence ATGAAAGTTGATGTTGTATTGATAAATGGAGAAGTTATTACAGTAGACCAAAAGAATACAGTAGTCGAAGCTGTAGCAATAAAAGATAATCGTATCGTAGTTGTTGGTTCAAATCAGGAGGTTAAGAGTTTTATAGGAGAAAAAACGGATGTAATTGACCTGCAAGGAAAAACGCTTCTTCCTGGATTCATTGATTCTCATATTCACCTCATTTCTCATGGGGTGAATCAGTTGGCGGTAAGTTGTAAAGCTGAACATATTGATTCTATCGAGGCTTTGTTAGATGACCTGAAAAAGAAAGCCTTAGAAACGCCTAAAGGTGAATGGATACGTGCTTGGGGCTTTAATGAAACCGCTGTGAAGGAAAAGCGTTATCCAACAATCGCTGAGCTGGATGAAATTTCAGTTGAACACCCGATTATTGTATCCCGTACTTGCAGCCATATAAGTGTGGTGAACAGCAAAGCATTAGAAATTGCGCAAATTAACGAGAACACACCGGATTCTAATGGGGGAGTTATTGAAAAGAATCAGGCAGGAGGGCTTACAGGAAAGTTAATTGAAGCAGCAAATATGGGGATGAGCGAGGTTGCAAGTTATACAGAAAGTGAACTGATGAAGGCTGTGAAAATTGCATCAGATCATTTCGTTGCAGCGGGCATAACAAGTATACATGAGGCAGGTGGATATGGCCCTGAGAGTTACCGTTTACTACAACAAGCTGTGAAGAGTAAGGATATTCGTGTCCGAATATATGCAATGATATGTCAGTTAAATAACTCCCATGAATTTGTTAATAAAATGGTCGAAGCTGGTGTGGTAACTGGTACCGGAGATGAGAGATTCAAAGTTGGACCAGCTAAATTGTTTACAGATGGAAGTAGCACCGGGCCTACAATTGCAACCCGTGAGTCGTACTCCAGTGACTCTAACAATTATGGCATTCTTTATTATAGTGAGGAAGAAATCTACCAGGTTCTAGGTGAAGCACATAAAAAAGGATATCAAATCACTGTACATGCACAAGGTGATAAAGCCATTGAAATGTATTTAAATTGTGTAGAAAAGGCGTTGGAGGAATCACCAAGAAAAAACCACCGTCATCGGATTGAGCACGCGGGAATTTCTTCACCAGATTTACAAGAGAGAATGAAAAAACTCGAGGTGGTTCCTATTCCAAATCCTCCATTTCCATATGAATTCGGAGAGATATATGTCCAACACTATGGTGATCGTGTTAATCACATGTACGCTGTTCGTGATTTTATTGATCGTGGCATCATGGCAGCAGGTGGATCGGATGCGCCAGTTACTGACTATAATCCTTTATTAGGAATTCATGTTGCTGTCAATAGAAAAAGCCAGTCTGGAATGGAGTTTGGTGCTAATCAATCTATAAGCGTAATGGAAGCTATTAAACTATACACCTGGAATGGTGCTTATGCGAGTTTTGAAGAAGAGATAAAAGGAAGCATAGAGGTTGGAAAGTTGGCGGATTTAGTTATATTAAATGACAGCATTTTAAGTGTCAACCCAAACCAAATTAAAGATTTAAAAGTAGAAACAACTATTATTGATGGTGAAATTATCTATCAAGAAGAACAATCAGTGAAAATTTAA